One Pseudomonas sp. B21_DOA genomic window, GTAGGCGTCAGATTTTCACTGGTACATGATCGGGATGACTCGATTGCAAGGCGCTGCGGTAGAGCTGTCGTCAGAACGCCACCAACCGCAACCCATAAGTGCGGTGGTCCACAGTCGGAACACTGCCAAAAAAACACCAAGGAGTCCATCCATGAAAGGTTCCCCGTCGTTGTTGTTGGCCGCCCTGCTGAGTCTGCCGTTACTGGCGCAAGCCGCAGAACCGGCACAGTGCAGCCTCGTTAACTTCTCCGATGTCGGCTGGACCGACATCACCGCGACCACCGCCACCACTTCTGTTGTTCTCAACGCCCTCGGCTACAAAACCAAAACCACCATGATCTCCGTGCCCGTGACCTACAAGTCGCTGGCCGACGGCAAGAACATGGACGTGTTTCTCGGTAACTGGATGCCGACCATGGAGAACGACATCAAGCCGTATCGCGATGCCGGCACTGTCGACACCGTGCGCACCAACCTCAAGGGCGCCAAGTACACCCTCGCCGTGCCGCAAGCCCTGTACGACAAAGGCCTGCATGACTTCGCCGACATCGCCAAATTCAAGAAAGAGCTCGACGGCAAGATCTACGGCATCGAGCCGGGCAACGACGGCAACCGGCTGATCCAGAGCATGATCGACAAGGACGCCTTCGGCCTGAAGACCGCAGGCTTCAAGATCGTCGAATCTTCCGAGGCCGGCATGCTCTCGCAAGTCGACCGGGCGCAGAAGCGCGACACCGCCGTGGTCTTCCTCGGCTGGGCACCGCATCCGATGAACAAGCGCTTCAAGATTCAATACCTGACCGGCGGCGACGACTTCTTCGGCCCCGATTTCGGCGCAGCCACCGTGGCGACCAACACCCGCAAGGGTTACGCCGAAGAATGCAGCAACGTCGGTCAGCTGTTGAAAAACCTGGAGTTCACCGTCGACATGGAAAGTGAACTGATGGGCAACATCCTCGACGACAAGATGAAGCCTGACGCGGCCGCCAAGGCCTGGCTGAAAAAGAATCCACAGGTGCTCGATACCTGGCTCGCTGGCGTGACCACCATTGACGGTAAACCAGGCCTGGAGGCCGTGAAAGCCAAGCTCGCGCCTTGATTTGAAAGGCACCGCTTATGCCGGGCAGGCGTGCCTGCCCGGGCTGTTAATTTCCTTGCATGCGGACGTTCACTACCATGCTGATTGATCAGAAAATACCTTTAGGCCAGTACATCGCGGGCTTCGTCGAATGGTTGACGCAACACGGCGCCAACACTTTCGACGCAATCGCCGTGACACTGGAAACGATGATCCACGGCGTGACGTTTGCGCTGACCTGGTTCAACCCGTTGGTGCTGATTGGCCTGATTGCCATCATTGCCCATCTGATTCAACGCAAGTGGGGCCTGACCGCGTTCGTGGTCGCCTCGTTCCTGCTGATCCTCAACCTGGGGTACTGGCAGGAAACCATGGAAACCCTCGCCCAGGTGCTGTTCGCCACCCTGGTCTGCGTGTTGATCGGCGTGCCGCTGGGCATCGTCGCCGCGCACAAACCGATGTTCTACACCATGATGCGGCCGGTGCTCGATCTGATGCAGACCGTACCGACCTTCGTTTACCTCATTCCTACCCTGACCCTCTTCGGGCTGGGTGTGGTTCCGGGCCTGATCTCCACGGTGGTGTTCGCCATCGCGGCGCCGATCCGCCTGACCTACCTGGGCATCCGTGATGTCCCGCAAGAACTGATGGACGCCGGCAAGGCCTTCGGCTGCTCGCGTCGCCAATTGCTCTCAAGGATCGAACTGCCGCACGCCATGCCGAGCATCGCGGCCGGCATCACCCAGTGCATCATGCTGTCGCTCTCGATGGTGGTGATCGCGGCACTGGTCGGCGCCGACGGACTCGGCAAACCGGTGGTCAACGCACTGAACACTGCTGATATTGCGCTGGGCTTCGAAGCAGGCCTGGCAATCGTACTGCTGGCGATCATGCTCGACCGTATCTGCAAACAACCCGACGCCAAAGTAGGGGGTGACGCATGAGCATAATTCGCTTCGAAGACGTTGACGTAATCTTCTCCAAAGACCCGCGCGAGGCACTCAAGCTGCTCGATCAGGGCATGACCCGCAACGAGATCCTGAAGAAGACCGGTCAGATCGTCGGCGTGGAAAAAGCCACGCTGGACATCAACAAAGGCGAGATCTGCGTGCTGATGGGCCTCTCCGGCTCGGGCAAGTCGAGCCTGCTGCGCTGCATCAACGGCCTCAACACGGTGAGCCGCGGCAAGCTGTTCGTCGAGCATGAAAACCGTCAGATCGACATCGCGTCCTGCACGCCCGCCGAGCTGAAGATGATGCGCACCAAGCGCATTGCCATGGTTTTCCAGAAGTTCGCCTTGATGCCTTGGCTGACAGTGCGCGAGAACATCAGTTTCGGTCTGGAAATGCAGGGTCGACCGGAGAAGGAACGCAAGAAACTGGTCGACGAGAAACTCGAACTGGTCGGCCTGACCCAATGGCGCAACAAGAAGCCGGACGAACTCTCCGGCGGCATGCAGCAGCGCGTCGGCCTCGCCCGCGCGCTGGCCATGGACGCCGACATTCTGCTGATGGACGAACCGTTCTCGGCTCTCGACCCGCTGATCCGCCAAGGCCTGCAGGATGAACTGCTGGAGCTGCAACGCAAGCTGAGCAAGACCATCGTGTTCGTCAGCCACGACCTCGATGAAGCGCTCAAACTGGGTAGCCGCATCGCGATCATGAAGGACGGTCGGATCATCCAGTACAGCGTGCCGGAAGAAATCGTCCTCAACCCGGCGGACGACTATGTGCGGACCTTCGTCGCCCACACCAATCCACTCAACGTACTCTGCGGCCGCAGCCTGATGCGCACGCTGGACAAGTGCAAACGCATCAACGGCTCGGTATGCCTGGATCCTGGCGGCGACTCGTGGCTGGACCTGGCCGAAGGCAACACCATCAAAGGCGCACGCCAGAACGGCTCGGTGCTGAACCTGCAGAACTGGGCACCGGGGCAAGCAGTGGAAGGCCTGGAGCGCAAACCGACGCTGGTGGACTCGAACATCGGCATGCGTGACGCGCTGCAGATCCGATATCAGACCGGCAACAAGCTGGTGCTGCACGATAACAATCATGTGGTGGGGATTCTCGGCGACAGCGAGTTGTATCACGCGTTGTTGGGCAAGAATCTGGGGTAAACCCGCAGAAACGAAAACGCCGCGAGACTATCGCGGCGTTTTTGTTCGTACAGATATTCAACTGCAAACAGAGAACTTGTGGCGAGGGATTTATCCCCGATGGGGCGCGAAGCGGCCCCAAGTCGTCAATCGCGGTAATTGAGTAAAACCGCGTTTGACGGTTTCAGGGCTGCTTCGCAGCCCAACGGGGATAAATCCCTCGCCACAATGGTTCAGCGGTGCAGCTGACTGCACCGCTGAATCTCAAGGTTTAGCTATACACCCGGCCAAGGAGCTGCCGATGGCTTTCAAACTGATCGAGCACATCCCGGGTAATCTGCTCCGGCGTAAAGCCCATCAAGTCATAATCCTGACTGCCATTGTGCAGATACACCTCAGCGCGGTAATAACGCTGACGCGCTTCATCCGATTGCGCCGATTCGGTCGGGGTCGCCAGATAACCATCCAGGCTCACTTCGTAAACGAAAGGGTTGCCCTCTTCCATCTCGACCCGCACACCCATGCAGCGCTTGGCCTTCCCCAACAGCGTTTGCACTTCAATGCCCTGATTGCGCAATTGCGCCGCTGCATCTTCCAGCGCCGGGGTGACGTGTTTGTCCATGAAGCGCTGCACCACCGATTGGCTCGGCTGCAGATCCAGTTGCGTCAAGCGCTCGCTGAAACCACGGCGTCCGCGCTCGGCCAGTTGCGCTTGCTCCTGTTCGATCTGCACGTCTTGGCGCATCGCCTTGTGCAGGCCGAACATGAAGCAGATCAGCACCACCGAAAACGGCAGGCCGGCCAGCACGACCATGGTCTGCATGGCTTCGAAGTTGCCGGCGAACAGCAGGCCGATGGTCACCAGGGTGATCACCACCGACCAGAAGATCCGCAGCCAGTGCGGCGCGTCTTCATCGACGTTGCCGCCCTTGCAGGAAAGATTCGCCATCATCACCGCGCCGGAGTCGGCCGGGGTCAGGAACAGCACGAAGCCGACAAAGATCGACACCCCGATGACGACTTTCGACGCCGGGTAATGCTCAAGCAACTGATAGATCGCCATCGACGGCTGCTCTAGCGCTGTCTTGCCCAGCTCCACCGCGCCCTGGTTCATCACCAGATCCAGCGCCGAGTTGCCGAAGATCGACAGCCACGCCAGAGTGAAGCCCAGCGGAATCAGCAGCACGCCGGCGACCAGCTCACGCACGCTGCGGCCACGGGAAATCCGCGCGATGAACATGCCCACGAATGGCGCCCAGGAAATCCACCACGCCCAGTAGAACAGAGTCCACAGACCCAGCCAGCGATCAGACTTGGCGCTGTCGCCTTCATAGACGTACAGGTCGAAAGTCTTCAGCACCACGCCGTTGAGGTAGTCACCGATGTTCTGCACGAAGCCGTTGAGCAGGTGCAAAGTCGGGCCGAACAGCAGGACGAAAATCAGCAGACCGCTGAACAGCACGATGTTCAGGTTGGACAGACGACGGATGCCGTTTTCCACACCCGACACGGCAGCGATGGTCGCCACGGTGCTCATGACGATGATGACGATCAGCAGGTTGGTGTTGCTGTGCTCCATGCCGAACAGGTTTTCCAGCCCGGATGACACTTGCAGCGAGCCGATCCCCAGGTTGGTCACCAGACCCAGCAGGGTCACGAACATGCCGAAGCCGTCTACCGCGTGCCCGGCCGCGCCTTTGACCCAACGCTCGCCGACCAGTGGATACAGCGCCGAACGCAGCGCCAGTGGCTGGTTATGCCGATAGGCAAAATACGCCACGGCCAGACCGACCAAAGCGTAAATCGCCCAGCCGTGCAGGCCCCAGTGCAGGAAAGTCAGTTGCACCGCCTGCCGCGCCGCCAGATTGCTGGCCGACGTGCCTTCCGGCGGATTGAAGTAGTGATCCAGCGGCTCGGACGCGCCGAAGTACAACAGCGAAATGCCGATGCCCGACGAGAACAGCATCCCCGCCCAGGCGCCATAACTGAAATCCGGGGTGTCGTCCTTGCTGCCCAGTTTGAGTTTGCCGTACGAGGAAAACGCCAGACCGACCACAAACACCAGGTAGGCGGCGATCACTACCATGTAGTACCAGCCGAAGCTGCGCGACAGCCAGGCCTGGGCCATGCCCAACATTCTGCCGGCCTCTTGCGGGGCGATGATCAGAATGGCGGTCAACAACAGAATCAGCGCGGTCGAGGTGTAGAACACCCAACCGTTGACCGTCACCTTCTCGGGCGGGGTCTTTATTAGCGAGGCAGAACTCATGGCACAAATGCTCCAGGCAGTGCGAGAGAAGAACACAAGGCATCACGGAACCCGACCAATCGGTTAGTTGGCAGCCGACCGGCGGGTGATATAAAGACACTCCGAAAAAAGCCCGAACCTGCCGAAATGGCGTTGCGTATTCGCTTTCGGGGCCAGAGGCGACGGACGTTCATCCGAAACCTGGCCCCGAGCGTCTTGCCCTTTCAACACGTCCTTCGAGTCGCGAACCGCGCCATGCCCCACGCAGGTTTCGAGCCGTTTCAGGTGTCGGTTTTTATCGTCATTACGCGTAGGAATTTTCTGTAGGCAGCGACGAATTGTCGCAGATCTTATTCTTTGTTGATTGAACGTTCAATCAAAACAAAATAGACTGGCCCTCAATCCGATCGGCGTCATTCGCCCCTCGGAAGGCCTAAGGAGATGTGCAAGATG contains:
- the choW gene encoding choline ABC transporter permease subunit — its product is MLIDQKIPLGQYIAGFVEWLTQHGANTFDAIAVTLETMIHGVTFALTWFNPLVLIGLIAIIAHLIQRKWGLTAFVVASFLLILNLGYWQETMETLAQVLFATLVCVLIGVPLGIVAAHKPMFYTMMRPVLDLMQTVPTFVYLIPTLTLFGLGVVPGLISTVVFAIAAPIRLTYLGIRDVPQELMDAGKAFGCSRRQLLSRIELPHAMPSIAAGITQCIMLSLSMVVIAALVGADGLGKPVVNALNTADIALGFEAGLAIVLLAIMLDRICKQPDAKVGGDA
- a CDS encoding choline ABC transporter substrate-binding protein; protein product: MKGSPSLLLAALLSLPLLAQAAEPAQCSLVNFSDVGWTDITATTATTSVVLNALGYKTKTTMISVPVTYKSLADGKNMDVFLGNWMPTMENDIKPYRDAGTVDTVRTNLKGAKYTLAVPQALYDKGLHDFADIAKFKKELDGKIYGIEPGNDGNRLIQSMIDKDAFGLKTAGFKIVESSEAGMLSQVDRAQKRDTAVVFLGWAPHPMNKRFKIQYLTGGDDFFGPDFGAATVATNTRKGYAEECSNVGQLLKNLEFTVDMESELMGNILDDKMKPDAAAKAWLKKNPQVLDTWLAGVTTIDGKPGLEAVKAKLAP
- a CDS encoding BCCT family transporter, encoding MFYTSTALILLLTAILIIAPQEAGRMLGMAQAWLSRSFGWYYMVVIAAYLVFVVGLAFSSYGKLKLGSKDDTPDFSYGAWAGMLFSSGIGISLLYFGASEPLDHYFNPPEGTSASNLAARQAVQLTFLHWGLHGWAIYALVGLAVAYFAYRHNQPLALRSALYPLVGERWVKGAAGHAVDGFGMFVTLLGLVTNLGIGSLQVSSGLENLFGMEHSNTNLLIVIIVMSTVATIAAVSGVENGIRRLSNLNIVLFSGLLIFVLLFGPTLHLLNGFVQNIGDYLNGVVLKTFDLYVYEGDSAKSDRWLGLWTLFYWAWWISWAPFVGMFIARISRGRSVRELVAGVLLIPLGFTLAWLSIFGNSALDLVMNQGAVELGKTALEQPSMAIYQLLEHYPASKVVIGVSIFVGFVLFLTPADSGAVMMANLSCKGGNVDEDAPHWLRIFWSVVITLVTIGLLFAGNFEAMQTMVVLAGLPFSVVLICFMFGLHKAMRQDVQIEQEQAQLAERGRRGFSERLTQLDLQPSQSVVQRFMDKHVTPALEDAAAQLRNQGIEVQTLLGKAKRCMGVRVEMEEGNPFVYEVSLDGYLATPTESAQSDEARQRYYRAEVYLHNGSQDYDLMGFTPEQITRDVLDQFESHRQLLGRVYS
- the choV gene encoding choline ABC transporter ATP-binding protein → MSIIRFEDVDVIFSKDPREALKLLDQGMTRNEILKKTGQIVGVEKATLDINKGEICVLMGLSGSGKSSLLRCINGLNTVSRGKLFVEHENRQIDIASCTPAELKMMRTKRIAMVFQKFALMPWLTVRENISFGLEMQGRPEKERKKLVDEKLELVGLTQWRNKKPDELSGGMQQRVGLARALAMDADILLMDEPFSALDPLIRQGLQDELLELQRKLSKTIVFVSHDLDEALKLGSRIAIMKDGRIIQYSVPEEIVLNPADDYVRTFVAHTNPLNVLCGRSLMRTLDKCKRINGSVCLDPGGDSWLDLAEGNTIKGARQNGSVLNLQNWAPGQAVEGLERKPTLVDSNIGMRDALQIRYQTGNKLVLHDNNHVVGILGDSELYHALLGKNLG